Below is a genomic region from Gloeocapsa sp. PCC 73106.
GTACGGTATCTCCTTTTTTAACGTGCATTTTTTGAAATCTAGGTGTGGGTTTTTTCGCCATTAGAGCACCTCGGGAGCGAGAGAAATGATTTTGGTGAAGTTTTTGTCCCGTAATTCTCGAGCTACAGGTCCAAAAACGCGGGTTCCGCGGGGGTTGCCGTCGTTGTTGATAATTACCGCGGCGTTATCGTCAAAGCGAATGACCATGCCGCTGTCGCGACGGAGGGATTGACGTGTACGGACGATTACT
It encodes:
- the rplN gene encoding 50S ribosomal protein L14, yielding MIQQQTYLNVADNSGARKLMCLRVLSTGNTTFGSIGDVIIAVVKDAIPNMAVKKSDVVRAVIVRTRQSLRRDSGMVIRFDDNAAVIINNDGNPRGTRVFGPVARELRDKNFTKIISLAPEVL